GCCAACCCCTCCGCACATTGTGAAAGCATTGCAACAATCAGCCCAGGAGCCGATGACACATAAATACTCCCCTTTCCGTGGGACAACTGAACTAAAAGAAGCAGCAGCCGATTTTTATAAAAGAGAATACAATGTTGACGTGGACCCAGAAACAGAAGTCGCTATCTTATTTGGAACGAAGATTGGATTAGTAGAATTACCGCTTGCTTTAATGAATGATGGAGAATTACTGCTATTGCCTGATCCCGGTTATCCAGATTACTTATCAGGTGTGGGGTTGGCAAATGTGCGTCATGAAACAATGCCATTGCTTCGAGAAAATGATTTTTTACCAAATTATAATAATCTTAGTTCTAGTCAATTAGATGAAGCGAAACTAATATATTTAAATTATCCAAATAACCCCACAGGTGCCACTGCTTCGAAAGTTTTTTTTGAAGAAACGGTTAAGCTGGGCAAAGAACACTCCATTGGAATCGTACATGACTTTGCTTATGGAGCAATCGGATTTGACGATAATAAGCCGATTAGCTTTTTAGAAGCTGAAGGTGCAAAGGATATTGGAATTGAACTTTATACGTTATCGAAGTCATATAATATGGCCGGCTGGCGTGTCGGATTTGCAGTAGGTAATAAAGACATGATAGAGGCAATTAATCTATTGCAGGATCATTTATTTGTAAGTATCTTCCCGGCTGTACAGCATGCCGCAGCTGTTGCCTTATCAGATGACCAAGCTTGTGTTGAAGCGTTAGTTGCTCTTTACGAAGGACGTAGAAATGTATTAATAGCTGAATGTGAACGAATTGGCTGGGAAGTTGAGGCTCCAAAAGGCTCCTTCTTTGCGTGGCTGCCCGTTCCAAAGGACTTTACAAGTGAAACGTTTGCTGATTTTCTATTAGAAAAAGCAGATGTCGCAGTAGCTGCTGGAAATGGTTTCGGGTCGTTTGGTGAAGGTTATGTCCGTATTGGCTTGCTTGTTGATGAAGAACGTATCAAAGAAGCAATCCAGCGCATTGAGAAGCTAAATATTTTTTAACATAGGAAAGGTGATCTTAACAGAGTAGCTCGACTAAGATCACCTTTTTATGATTCAGGATTGCTCCAAACGATCAATCACTTTAAAAAACTATCTTACAGCTTTTTCATAAGCTGTTCGTCACAGCCCTTCCATGTTCCAAAGGATAAAATTGGTTTCCTCCTGTTTCTTCATCATACTCCCGGCTAAAGGTCATTCCTTCAACAGCTGTAAGAACAAGATCTACTGTAATAACAGGATTTTCCCCTTTTACTAGATGACCACCGAAAACATTTCCTGCTTGATCACACATTGTGCCATGAAAGTGGATTTCATACTCACCCTCTCGCTTGCATACAACCCCAGTTCCCTGCAAAAACTCAACTGGTCCC
This region of Oceanobacillus sp. FSL K6-2867 genomic DNA includes:
- a CDS encoding pyridoxal phosphate-dependent aminotransferase; this translates as MEFSNRLKGLPAQFFATLVQKVTAAYAEGRDVINLGQGNPDQPTPPHIVKALQQSAQEPMTHKYSPFRGTTELKEAAADFYKREYNVDVDPETEVAILFGTKIGLVELPLALMNDGELLLLPDPGYPDYLSGVGLANVRHETMPLLRENDFLPNYNNLSSSQLDEAKLIYLNYPNNPTGATASKVFFEETVKLGKEHSIGIVHDFAYGAIGFDDNKPISFLEAEGAKDIGIELYTLSKSYNMAGWRVGFAVGNKDMIEAINLLQDHLFVSIFPAVQHAAAVALSDDQACVEALVALYEGRRNVLIAECERIGWEVEAPKGSFFAWLPVPKDFTSETFADFLLEKADVAVAAGNGFGSFGEGYVRIGLLVDEERIKEAIQRIEKLNIF
- a CDS encoding PPC domain-containing DNA-binding protein, which produces MTLCRAHYAKGKTGAILAARLLTGTDLLAGIEQLCGENNIQSAVISSCFGSFQQAGYLYLVPNSESKVGAGYGELQVRQGPVEFLQGTGVVCKREGEYEIHFHGTMCDQAGNVFGGHLVKGENPVITVDLVLTAVEGMTFSREYDEETGGNQFYPLEHGRAVTNSL